One region of Gossypium raimondii isolate GPD5lz chromosome 6, ASM2569854v1, whole genome shotgun sequence genomic DNA includes:
- the LOC105772356 gene encoding zinc finger CCCH domain-containing protein 6, giving the protein MRGVRKSKRVTWAPDLSLFQIRLFLSEESPSQVGSGAQDHLQAKTFSVSHLYGAAVDDFLPPGFEGASSTNHLQINLSEVPVISWRFPLRFVLDVDWQVVAGEESKEVEIQNQREVRVLEAVYPRPSAIPSNPSTYEEDCNYDEQQTPQIPVTPIEDEDAAIGTPLGVLAPFRAPISSQAGLPAAASAAFPTIDHNNERGNMIDPNLLVKILSNPTLIEKLVTDYRPPFDLPPPVNVSGPSSTPSSAATSDGSFYAWSNGVGVAPSNKQGPIPAVGVPQKKDENYYKNLIQQHGGERPGTTQSFDSRYNHQLKPNLEVTSNPKSRDSKTRIMKPCLYFNTARGCRNGVNCAFQHDTLSQNNVSDAPNAKRMKMDREISS; this is encoded by the exons ATGCGAGGCGTACGCAAATCCAAAAGAGTTACTTGGGCACCGGATCTTAGCCTCTTTCAG ATAAGGCTGTTTTTATCAGAGGAATCACCTTCACAAGTCGGGTCGGGTGCTCAAGATCACCTCCAAGCAAAAACCTTTTCGGTATCCCATTTATATGGGGCAGCCGTGGATGACTTTCTGCCTCCTGGCTTTGAAGGAGCTTCTTCAACAAATCATTTGCAGATTAACTTGTCGGAAGTCCCCGTCATTAGTTGGAGGTTTCCTCTGAGA TTCGTATTGGACGTGGATTGGCAAGTAGTTGCTGGAGAGGAAAGTAAAGAGGTCGAGATTCAAAATCAGAGAGAAGTGAGAGTGCTCGAAGCTGTTTATCCGCGCCCATCTGCAATTCCCTCAAA CCCTTCCACTTACGAAGAAGACTGTAACTATGATGAACAGCAAACTCCTCAAATACCTGTCACTCCTATCGAAGACGAGGATGCAGCAATTGGAACACCGTTGGGCGTCTTAGCACCATTCCGTGCCCCCATTAGTTCACAAGCTGGTTTACCAGCTGCTGCATCTGCTGCCTTTCCAACGATTGACCACAACAACGAACGTGGGAACATGATTGATCCTAACTTGCTCGTCAAAATTCTCAGCAACCCGACATTGATAGAGAAATTAGTTACTGATTACAGGCCTCCTTTTGACCTGCCACCACCTGTGAACGTTTCCGGTCCATCTTCCACCCCATCCTCCGCTGCTACTTCTGATGGTTCGTTTTATGCTTGGTCAAATGGGGTCGGAGTAGCACCCTCAAATAAACAAGGTCCTATTCCTGCTGTCGGAGTTCCGcagaagaaagatgaaaactaTTACAAGAACTTAATTCAGCAGCATGGAGGAGAAAGACCAGGAACGACACAGAGTTTCGATAGCCGATACAATCACCAGCTAAAACCGAACCTAGAAGTAACTAGTAACCCCAAATCGAGAGATTCGAAGACAAGGATAATGAAGCCGTGTTTGTACTTCAACACTGCCAGAGGATGCAGGAATGGAGTCAATTGTGCTTTCCAACATGATACATTGTCCCAGAATAACGTTTCGGATGCTCCGAATGCTAAGAGAATGAAAATGGATAGAGAGATAAGCAGTTag